The genomic segment GACTGCTCTGACGTGGGGACGATGGCAGGCCGCGCTAAGCGCCGATCCACTCGGAGCTCGCAGCCCGTACTTGCACCGCATACTTCAAACGCACTGGCTGCGAACAACTCTCATCACAGCGGCAGCGCTGCTGCTGCTCGCCGGGACGTCAGCAGCCGTGCGGACGGGCTGATCACGCGCCATTCTGCAGCACCGGCAGTTCGATGACGAAAGCAGCGCCGCCCGTTTGCGGGTTTTCAGCGCGAATCTCACCGCCATGCACGCGCACGATGTTGCGTACGACCGCCAAGCCCAATCCGGTGCCTTCTACCTTGCGGGAGCGCGCTGGATCCGCGCGATAAAATCGTTCGAAGACGTGCGGCAACGCTTCTTCGGGGATGCCGGGACCGGTGTCGCTCACGGTTATGCGGGCCATGGGGCCGACGCGTTCGAGCGTGAGCGTGACGCGACCGGACTGCGTGAACTTGATCGCGTTCTCCGTGAGATTTGTGATGAGCTGACGCAAGAGACCGGGCTCGCCTCTGACCGTGGCGTCGGCATCGCTGCGCACCTCGAGCGCCAGTCCCTTCCGTTCGGCGGATGGCCGCAGCGCCGCGCTTGCGTCGTGCAGCACAGCTGAGAGCGAAACCGGCTCGAGCGAAAGCGCTTCCGCGTCATCGGTCTTGGCGAGCGTCAGCATGGCATTGATCACGCGCGCCATGCTCGCGCTCTCGGAACGGATAGTCTCCATGGCTTCGGCGCGCAGCGCGGGATCGCGATCGGCCCACCGTTGCAGCATTTGCGCGTTGCCGTTGATGACGGTGAGCGGTGTTTTCAGTTCGTGTGAGGCGTCGGCGATGAAGCGGCGTTCACGCGCGAATGCGGCCTCCAATCGCCCGAGCATTTCGTCGAAGGTGGAGGCGAGAACGCCGAGCTCATCGCGTCGTTCTTGCCAGTTGAGACGTTTGGCGAGATCCTCGCCGCCGATTTCGCGCGCGGCGGTCGCGATCTCGTTGATCGGCGCGACGGCGGTACGGGCAAGCCACGTGCCCGTCACGATCACCGCGATCGCGGCGATCAGCATACTGATGAGCAAGAACACGCCAAACGCGGCGATCGTTTGTTGGACGAGCGTCAGCGACTCGGCGACATAGACGACGACCTCCGGACCTTGCGGGCCGTTGATCGTGATCCAATGCGCGAGCACGGGCCCCACGTCGGTCCTCGCCGTTCCCCATCCATCACCGAACCCGCCGGGGGCGCGCCAGGGGATGTAGCCCGATGTCGGCAGGTCAAATCCGCTGAGATTGCCGCTGCGCCCGATCGGGAACAGCTGTTTGCCGGGCGTGAACACTTCGACGAACAGGCCGGCGCCGGCGAACGTGTTCAAAGTGGACTCGTCCGAAAGGAGCGTGCGCACGCTGACCACGCCGAACGGCTCGTTGCGCTCACCGCGCGTCACCGCTTCGATCTGCTGCGTGACGCCGTTGATGCGGTCTGCGGTGCTGCTCATCATGTAGCGGTTCGCGCCCGCGTCCACCACGACCGAAAACGCCACCAACAGCACGAGCAGCAGTCCCCCGTACCACGCCATCATGCGCCATCGGAGGCTGGAGAAGAAGGGCGGTCGCTTTATCTCAGGTACGGAGCGCGTAGCCCACACCTCTGACCGTGTGGATCAGCTTGTCCTCAGTGGCTTCGTCGACCTTATTGCGCAAGTACCGGATGTAAACGTCGATGAGATTGGACTCACCGAGAAAATCGGATCCCCACACGCTGTTGAAGATCTCGTCGCGCGTGTGCACTTTGTTGGGGTACATGAGCAAGAACTCGAGGAGCGAGAATTCTTTGGCCGTGAGCGTGATGGAATTGCCGGCGCGCGTCACCTCGTGCGTATCGCGGTTAAGCACGAGATCTTTGGCGCTCAACGTGCGTGCGCCGGGCTCATGCGAGCGCAGCTGCACGCGGATGCGTGCTAGCAGTTCTTCTATTGAGAATGGCTTCGTCAGATAATCGTTCGCGCCGGTGTCGAGCCCCGCGATGCGGTCGGGCACCGCGTCTTTGGCGGTGAGCATGATGATGGGGACGGACGAATGCCTGCGGACGCGGCGGCAGACTTCCAGGCCGTCGATGCGCGGCAGAAGCAGATCGAGCACGATGAGATCGGGGCCCTTCAACGCGCGTTCGATCGCGCTCGCGCCATCATGACAAATCTCGACGCGGAAACCTTCGTGCTCCAGTTCCAGCTGAAGGACGCGCGCGATCTTCTCGTCGTCCTCGACGATGAGGATCCATTGCTTTTCCGACGGCCCAGAAGCTGCGAGTTGTTCCATGCACCATTTTCGGCGGTCGCGATGCCGCGCACGCGCCTCTCCTCTACCATACGTTAACGGCTGCATGGCCCATCCGCATTAACGGGACGTGAAAGCAACCGGGGGAGCGACCGGTCCCGCATGCGAACCGAGCGGCGCGTGAAGAATCGGACGATGTGGCCGGCCTTGTTGACCGCCGCAGCGATGGTGCTTGCGGGGATCAACATCGCCGGGCTTCGCCTGATATAAGTCGGTGCGGTTGTTCGCCGGTATTCCATTGGATGAGGCCGCCCGAGCGTTCGTCGCGGATGCCGCCGATCGGCTTGCTCGCACCGGCGTCTCATTGAAGTGGGTTCGCCACGAGAACTGGCACGTGACGGTTGCGTTCTTGGGCGAACTCGCCGAACCTCGTGTTGCCGAAGCGCGCCAGGCGTTCGTTCGAGTCGCCGCGTTGTGCGAACCGTTCCGGCTGAGCCTCGCAGCGATCGGCGCCTTTCCGAATCTGCGCCGACCGCGTGCGGTGTATGTCGGCGGAGAGTCTCTGGCGGACGGGTTCGCGCGAACCGCAGCTGCGGTTCGCTCGGAATTCACCGGACTCGGCTTTCGCTTCGACGACGACGCGATCGCGCACGTGACGATCGCCCGATCGGACGGTCGTTCGCCGATCGACGCACCGGCGCTCCCCTCCTCGGTGGAAATGCCCGTCCGCCGGCTCGTGCTCTTCGCGTCGGTGCCCGCAGCCGGATCGGTACGCTATGACGAGATCGAATCGGTCGACCTACGGAACCCCTGACGCTCGAATTGCGTTTCAGGACACGAACGCCGCTCTCGTGCTTTGCACCCTGCACCTCTGCGGCGTTCCCATTGTTGGGCGGACCTTTACGGTCCGCCGATTTAATTCTTGGCGATATTCATCATCCAATCGATGCCGAATCGGTCAGTGACTTGGCCGAATCGCGCGCCCCAGAATTGGTCTGCAAGCGGCATCGTCACGTCGCCGCCTTCGGAGAGCCGTTTGAAGATGCGCTCGCCTTCGTTTAGATCACCGGTTCCGATCGACATCGAGATGCGCTCTTTCGTGCGCGATTCTCCGGTCTGGCCATCCGCGGCCATGAAGTTGATTCCGGGGCCTTTGAACGTCGCATGCATGACGCGATTGCTCTGATCTTTGGGCATCTGCGCGGCCATGGGCGTGTCGCTCACGCGCATGAGGTCGACGATCTCGCCGCCGAACACATCTTTATAAAACGTCAGCGCGGCTTCGCAATCCCCGTCGAAAAATATGTACGGCGAAACTTCCACTGGTGGTCCCCCCAACGTCCCCGAGCGAAAAGAGCCGTTGCGTTCCTACACGACGGCGCGCATACCTCCAGCAAGAGCGCACAAAAAAGAGAGCCGGCCTTTGCGGCCGACCGCCTTTCGCGAACCCCCATCAGGTTAGCGCGGTGACAACCTCGTTTAGTTCGTTTGGTTCGATTGCACGAACGCGAGTGCCCAACCGCGGGCAGTCATCTTGCGGACGAGCGTCGTACCGCCTTGGCGATCGAAGAACAGGAAGCCCGACCGTTCCGCTTCGTCGAGGTTTCTGAAAACGAGCACTCCTTGCATTGCCGGGCCCCCTTTCCGTTGTTTCGTTCTATCTGTATAACGGCGCGGAGGTGGCAACTATTACAGCGATGTCCCGGCTACGATGTGGGAATGTCATATGTTGACGCCGCGCACGCCCTAGGTGGCCCTCGAACGGGACGCGAAAGCGCGAAGCCGAGATGGCTCATCGCCCGCTCGCCCACGAAATAGCGAAGATCACGCGCCGGGAGTGTGTAGCCCCCGGCTTTTGGTGTGTGGGCTTTCGGGCGCCGCGCATCGCCCGTGAGGCCCGAGCGGCACAGTACGTCGCGATCGATCAACCAGGCAGATTCGCCGTGCGGCTCCCCCTCGGCATCTGGACAGTCGAGGGCGACGAGATCACGGTTCTCTTCCGAGAGTGGGGCGAGCGGACGACGCAGCTCGCGCAGAGCGGCGTCGGCACGTCCGTGGATCTCATCGGTCCGCTCGGGAATGAGTTCTCCGCTCCGGCGGCAGGCTCGCGCGCGACTATCGTGGCGGGCGGCCTCGGAGTCGTTCCGTTCTGGCTCCTCGGCAAACGCTTACTCGAAGATCACGTGCGCACCAGAGTCGTGCTCGGCGCGCGAACGGCGTCGCTGCTCGTCGGTGCCTCGGAATTACGAGCGCTCGGCTTGCGCGTCGAACTGTGCACGGATGATGGAAGCGACGGTATTCGCGGCACCGTGCTTGACGTGCTGGCAGATGGCCCGCCTGCGGACATCATCTACGGCTGCGGGCCGCCGCAGATGCTTCGAGCGCTTTGCGCGCACGCCGTATCGTCGCGAGTTCCGTGCGAGATATCTATGGAAGAGACATTCGGCTGCTCGATGGGCACGTGCTGGGGCTGCGTCGTTCCCGTCCGCCGCGGTGCGAAGCAGGGGAGCGGATATCCGAAAGCGCCGGGCGAGTCGCGCCAGTACGACTATTCACGGGTCTGCGCCGACGGCACCGTATATGCTGCCGCGGATCTCGTGTGGAGCACATGACCCAGCTGCCGGGCGAACGGATCGATCCCACAACGCGCATCGGAAATGCAGAGCTCAAGAACTTTGTCATCGCGGCGAGCGGCTGCTACAATCGCGGGGCCGAGTTCGCGCGCGTCACCGATGTGAGCGCGTATGGCGCGATCACACTGAAGAGCGTCGCTCTGCAGCCGCGGCTGGGCAACGGGATGCCGCGCGTGCTGCCCACGCCGGCGGGAATGCTGAATGCGATCGGCCTGCAGGGGCCGGGCATCGAGCACTTTCTCAAGCACGAAGCGCCGCATCTTCACGAAGTTCCCACGGCGGTGATCGCAAGCGTCGCCGGCTTTTCGGTCGCGGAATTCGCCGAAGTGGCCGCGCGCATGGACGGGTTGGCGAACGTCGTCGCCATCGAACTCGACGTCTCATGCCCGAATGTGGATCGCGAAGGCGAGTGCTTCGCGGCAAATCCGGACAGCACGGCTGAAGTTGTCCGGGCCGTCAAAGCGCGCGTGCGTCTTCCGGTCATCGCGAAGCTGACACCGAACGTCTCCGACATACAACCCATCGCACGCGCTGCCGAACGCGCGGGCGCGGATGCGATCTCGCTGATAAACGCGGTGCGCGGCATGGCGATCGACGTCGCGCAAGCGCGCCCGTGGCTCGCTAACGTGAGCGGGGGATTGACCGGTCCGGCGATCCGGCCGGTGGCGGTGCTGGCGGTCTGGGAGGCGGCGCAAGCGGTGCGTGTCCCGATCATCGGCATGGGCGGCATCGAGACCGGCCGCGACGCGCTCGAATTCGTCTTGGCGGGCGCAAGCGCGGTTGCGATCGGCACCGCGAACTTTCGAAATCCGGACGTCGCCGCTCACGTCGCAGACGCGCTGTGTGTCGCAGCCGAGCAACGCGGGGTCGCGTCGGTCCGGGAACTGGTTGGTTTAGCGAATCCGGGGTTTGCCGCCGAAAGGTTGCGCTAGGTGACGCAGTTGATCGTCGCGCTCGACGAGCCGGACTATGGACACGCTCGTGTCGTCGTGGAGCGGACCGCGCCGGCGGTCGAGTGGTATAAAGTAGGCTACGAAGCGTACTACGGTTACGGCGACCTCATTCTGACGCTGCTGCGCGAAGCCGGCAAGCAGATATTTCTCGACTTGAAACTGCACGATATCCCGAACACCGTCACCGCGGCGGTGCGGGCAAGCGCACGCAGCGGGGCCACGCTCTTGACGGTGCATGCGGGCGGCGGTGCGACGATGCTCAGCGCGGCAGTCGCGGCGAAGACCGCCGGATTGCGCATCATCGCCGTCACAGTGCTCACGAGTCTGACGGCTGAAGATCTGCGCAGCGTGGGCATCGCGTCGGACCCGAAGGATCAGGCGCTGCGCCTCGCGCTGCTTGCTCGGAACTGCGGCATCGACGGCGTGGTTTGCGCGGTTGAGGATGCTGCGCGCATACGGCGTGAGTGCGGACCTGGCTTCGCGATCGTCTGCCCAGGAGTTCGGCCGCCGGGTGCGCCGGCCGGCGACCAACGCCGCGTCGCGACCCCGGCCGACGCCGCGCTTGCGGGCGCCGATTTCATCGTCGTAGGCAGGCCTGTGACGAAGTCCGACGATCCAGGCGCGGCGGCTCGCGCGATCGTCGACCAACTGCGCCTGTCGTAGTAGGGCGAGCATCGCTCGCCCCGCATCGACATCGCGCACGTTTCGAATCCGACACAAACATTGCCCCGGCTTTGC from the Candidatus Eremiobacteraceae bacterium genome contains:
- a CDS encoding HAMP domain-containing sensor histidine kinase codes for the protein MAWYGGLLLVLLVAFSVVVDAGANRYMMSSTADRINGVTQQIEAVTRGERNEPFGVVSVRTLLSDESTLNTFAGAGLFVEVFTPGKQLFPIGRSGNLSGFDLPTSGYIPWRAPGGFGDGWGTARTDVGPVLAHWITINGPQGPEVVVYVAESLTLVQQTIAAFGVFLLISMLIAAIAVIVTGTWLARTAVAPINEIATAAREIGGEDLAKRLNWQERRDELGVLASTFDEMLGRLEAAFARERRFIADASHELKTPLTVINGNAQMLQRWADRDPALRAEAMETIRSESASMARVINAMLTLAKTDDAEALSLEPVSLSAVLHDASAALRPSAERKGLALEVRSDADATVRGEPGLLRQLITNLTENAIKFTQSGRVTLTLERVGPMARITVSDTGPGIPEEALPHVFERFYRADPARSRKVEGTGLGLAVVRNIVRVHGGEIRAENPQTGGAAFVIELPVLQNGA
- a CDS encoding response regulator transcription factor, which translates into the protein MEQLAASGPSEKQWILIVEDDEKIARVLQLELEHEGFRVEICHDGASAIERALKGPDLIVLDLLLPRIDGLEVCRRVRRHSSVPIIMLTAKDAVPDRIAGLDTGANDYLTKPFSIEELLARIRVQLRSHEPGARTLSAKDLVLNRDTHEVTRAGNSITLTAKEFSLLEFLLMYPNKVHTRDEIFNSVWGSDFLGESNLIDVYIRYLRNKVDEATEDKLIHTVRGVGYALRT
- the thpR gene encoding RNA 2',3'-cyclic phosphodiesterase — translated: MRLFAGIPLDEAARAFVADAADRLARTGVSLKWVRHENWHVTVAFLGELAEPRVAEARQAFVRVAALCEPFRLSLAAIGAFPNLRRPRAVYVGGESLADGFARTAAAVRSEFTGLGFRFDDDAIAHVTIARSDGRSPIDAPALPSSVEMPVRRLVLFASVPAAGSVRYDEIESVDLRNP
- a CDS encoding VOC family protein: MEVSPYIFFDGDCEAALTFYKDVFGGEIVDLMRVSDTPMAAQMPKDQSNRVMHATFKGPGINFMAADGQTGESRTKERISMSIGTGDLNEGERIFKRLSEGGDVTMPLADQFWGARFGQVTDRFGIDWMMNIAKN
- a CDS encoding dihydroorotate dehydrogenase, with amino-acid sequence MTQLPGERIDPTTRIGNAELKNFVIAASGCYNRGAEFARVTDVSAYGAITLKSVALQPRLGNGMPRVLPTPAGMLNAIGLQGPGIEHFLKHEAPHLHEVPTAVIASVAGFSVAEFAEVAARMDGLANVVAIELDVSCPNVDREGECFAANPDSTAEVVRAVKARVRLPVIAKLTPNVSDIQPIARAAERAGADAISLINAVRGMAIDVAQARPWLANVSGGLTGPAIRPVAVLAVWEAAQAVRVPIIGMGGIETGRDALEFVLAGASAVAIGTANFRNPDVAAHVADALCVAAEQRGVASVRELVGLANPGFAAERLR
- the pyrF gene encoding orotidine-5'-phosphate decarboxylase; this translates as MTQLIVALDEPDYGHARVVVERTAPAVEWYKVGYEAYYGYGDLILTLLREAGKQIFLDLKLHDIPNTVTAAVRASARSGATLLTVHAGGGATMLSAAVAAKTAGLRIIAVTVLTSLTAEDLRSVGIASDPKDQALRLALLARNCGIDGVVCAVEDAARIRRECGPGFAIVCPGVRPPGAPAGDQRRVATPADAALAGADFIVVGRPVTKSDDPGAAARAIVDQLRLS